A genome region from Chryseobacterium sp. G0186 includes the following:
- a CDS encoding pseudouridine synthase — MLEILYRDEHLIAINKPSGLLVHKSYYAGEADTYAIQELRDQIGQYVYPVHRLDRKTSGVLLFTLDKDTLRIMSDQFAKRQVEKKYLVILRGWSKEEETIDYDLTNEDGVQQNAITYYHRLQTSKIELAFGKHQTSRYCLVEAIPETGRMHQLRKHFKHILHPILGCRPYGCNKQNKLWLETFNMSKLMLHAHQLVFNHPITNERITLNATINEEFKRVGDILNFDLSSYS; from the coding sequence ATGTTAGAAATTCTTTATCGAGACGAACATCTTATTGCCATCAATAAACCCAGCGGATTATTGGTACATAAATCTTATTATGCGGGAGAAGCCGATACGTATGCAATTCAGGAGCTGAGAGACCAGATAGGGCAATATGTTTATCCGGTGCACCGTTTAGACCGGAAAACTTCGGGCGTTTTGCTGTTTACGTTAGATAAAGATACATTACGAATAATGAGTGATCAGTTTGCGAAGCGGCAGGTTGAAAAAAAATATCTGGTGATTTTGAGGGGATGGTCGAAAGAAGAGGAGACCATTGATTATGACCTAACCAATGAAGATGGAGTTCAGCAGAATGCCATTACCTACTATCATCGTTTACAGACTTCGAAAATAGAGCTGGCTTTTGGAAAACATCAGACTTCACGGTATTGTCTGGTAGAAGCCATCCCGGAAACGGGCAGAATGCATCAGCTGAGAAAGCATTTTAAACATATTCTGCACCCTATTTTAGGATGCCGCCCTTATGGCTGTAACAAGCAGAATAAATTGTGGCTGGAAACTTTTAACATGAGCAAACTGATGCTTCATGCCCATCAATTGGTTTTTAATCATCCTATTACCAACGAAAGAATCACACTGAATGCCACTATCAACGAAGAATTTAAAAGAGTAGGGGATATTCTGAATTTTGATCTAAGTTCATATTCTTAA
- a CDS encoding quinone-dependent dihydroorotate dehydrogenase, whose amino-acid sequence MYKSIIRPILFKFDPEDVHHFTFSVLKNFGFLTQLFFPKPIEDKRLEREVFGLKFKNPVGLAAGFDKNAVLFNELGDLGFGFVEIGTVTPKAQAGNPRKRLFRLIEDGGIINRMGFNNDGLEAAIEKLKSNKGKIIIGGNIGKNTNTSPENYTQDYLDCFEGLHPHVDYFVLNVSCPNVGSHAKLEDVEYLRELITAVKKINLSKSVQKPILLKIAPDLNNSQLDEIVELIAETRIDGVIVSNTSVNREGLKTSPEILEQIGNGGLSGKPIRERSTKMIKYLSDRSNRAFPIIGVGGIHSAKDAMEKLDAGASLIQLYTGFIYEGPELINEINQELLKRASRLPR is encoded by the coding sequence ATGTACAAAAGTATTATTCGTCCTATCCTTTTTAAATTTGACCCGGAAGATGTTCATCACTTTACTTTTTCGGTGCTTAAGAATTTTGGATTTCTTACCCAACTATTTTTCCCAAAACCTATTGAAGACAAACGCCTGGAAAGAGAAGTTTTCGGATTAAAATTTAAAAATCCCGTAGGTTTGGCTGCCGGCTTCGACAAAAATGCTGTTTTGTTCAATGAATTGGGCGATTTAGGTTTCGGATTTGTAGAAATTGGAACCGTAACGCCTAAAGCTCAGGCAGGAAATCCCAGAAAAAGATTGTTCCGATTAATAGAAGATGGGGGAATCATCAACAGAATGGGGTTCAATAACGACGGTCTTGAAGCGGCTATTGAAAAATTAAAATCCAACAAAGGAAAAATAATCATCGGTGGAAACATCGGAAAAAATACCAATACAAGTCCTGAAAACTATACCCAGGATTATCTGGACTGTTTTGAAGGTCTTCATCCTCATGTAGATTATTTTGTACTGAATGTAAGCTGCCCGAATGTGGGAAGCCACGCCAAGCTTGAAGACGTGGAATATCTTCGCGAGCTGATTACAGCGGTAAAGAAAATAAATCTCTCAAAATCTGTACAGAAACCTATATTACTGAAAATTGCTCCGGATCTTAATAACAGCCAGTTGGATGAAATTGTCGAGCTGATTGCAGAAACAAGGATTGATGGTGTGATTGTTTCCAATACATCAGTGAATAGAGAAGGCTTAAAAACATCACCGGAGATTTTAGAACAAATTGGAAACGGCGGATTAAGCGGAAAACCTATTCGTGAGAGAAGTACAAAAATGATCAAATACCTTTCAGATAGAAGCAATAGAGCATTCCCGATCATTGGAGTAGGAGGAATTCACTCTGCAAAGGATGCTATGGAGAAACTGGATGCAGGAGCGAGTTTAATACAGCTCTACACCGGATTTATTTATGAGGGACCGGAATTGATTAACGAAATTAACCAGGAACTTCTGAAAAGAGCAAGTAGATTACCAAGATAA